The following nucleotide sequence is from Apium graveolens cultivar Ventura chromosome 4, ASM990537v1, whole genome shotgun sequence.
CTTATAAATGCATCTCTAAAATCATTGCTTTACGGTTAAAAACTGTTCTTCCTAGTATCATTGATATTGCACAGTCGGTTTTCATACCGGGTAGACATATCTCTGATAACATTTTGCTGGCTCAAGAACTTTTTCATGGATATGGTAGAGAAACATGTGCTACTCATGCTGTTAAAGTGGACCTTTACAAAGCTTTCGATTCTCTGTATTGGGACTTCATTATTACAGTTTTACTAGAAAATGAATTTTCCTACTCAATTCATTGAATGGATCAGGATGTGCATTTGTACCACTAGGTTCTCTGTTACACTAAATGGCATAACTCATGGTTATTTTGCTGGAGCTAAGGGTATACGTCAGGGTGACCCTATGTCACCATATATTTTTGCTTTATGCATGAATGTGCTTTCTTGCATGCTTAAAGTTAAGCCTCAAGGATATAAACATCACTGGCGTTGTAGGGATTTGGATTTGTCACACCTATTCTTCGCAGATGACGTCTTATTTTTCTCTCGTGGTGACCAACTCTCAATCACCTACATCATGAGTTGCATCTCTAAATTCTCAGAGGTAAGTGGTTTAACCCCAATTATCCAAAAGAGTAAGAGTTTCTTTTGTAAATGCTCTACTAATTTTATTGATTGGTTTGATGATGAGTTTGGTATCCCGAAAAGTCAGCTTCCTATTCGCTTTTTGGGTGTCCCACTAATTTCTTCTCAGCTTAACATCAATAACTGTATGCCCATGATCGAGAAAATAAGAAGTAGAATCAATATATGGACCTCTCTGTTGCTATCATTTGTAGGTTGGGTTTAGTTAATTAAAGCAGCTTTATGCCCCATTCAAGCTTTTTGatctaatcattttcttttaccGAATGCTGTGCACGAGGAAGTTCAGTCTTTGCTCACCAAATTTCTGTGTAGGGGTAATATCAACGACAAAGGTGGTGCCAAAGTTAGTTGGAACACTATCTGTTTTCCAAGGAAGGAAGGTGGTCTGGGGATCAAGAATTCATTGAAATGGAACCGTGCCCAAATCCTATCTCATTTACTCAAAGTCATCTCTAAGGATCCTAGTTTATGAATTTCATGGGTAAATGCCACTATTCCGAAAAATAAGCACTTCTAGACTTTAAAGATGCCTATTGATTGTTCTTGGATTTGGAAAAAGGTCCTTCATCTTCGGGTTGTGGCTCTTCAATATATAGCATACAGGGTTGGCAATGGTGAGAGCATTTCCCTTTGGTTTGACCTATGGTGGAGGCGCACTTGTCTTGCGCAACATATGCATTCCCCTGTTATAAGACAGTATGTCCTTGAGGTGGATGCTAAAGTTAGTAAACTCATTAACACCGGGACGTGGTGCCTTCCTAGCCCAAATCAAAGACATCGCCATGTTGACACAACTCTTCTTCACTGGTTAGCAACATTTAATTATCCTACTTTTGATCTCAATTCTTCAAATGCAATTCTTTGTGATGGGTTATAATTGAGAAAAGTTAAACCTTGGCACATCTGGGAAAGTACGCGACATCGAGGGCCTGATGTTCCTTGGTCTAAAGCAGTCTAGCACAAGCTTAAAATTATTCGATATGGTCATCATAGTTGGCTAATATATCATAGAAGGCTGCTAACTTTGGCCTGTATGGCGCGGTTTGGTATGATAGTTTCACAGTAGTGTTATTTATGTATTGCTGGTAGAGAAACTAACTTACATCTCTTCATTCACTGCACTTATAGTAGCTATATAATCTCCAAGATCAGATCGAGGTTGGGAATTTTTGCTACTGGTAACACATGGCTTCAGCTCATTCAGGACATACTGGACATTACGAATTGTACAAAATGAAGCATTACTTTACTTACGGTCCAAGTTTTCACTTACTTCATTTGGCGTGAGAGAAATTATCGTAGAAACAACAAAGGCATTCTCACTCCTACCAGTTTCTTTGATGGAATTCTCATAGATGTTAGAGCTAAGGTGCAAAACACTGATTGGATTTCCATACTAAATAATAGGCCTGACTTATTCATAGTTAGTTAGTGGTTTTTGTGTTTGTTGGTTGGGGTGTTCCTTCCTTTTGCTTTCTATGCTCAATCTACTGTTACATATTATGGTTAAATAGGTCTCTCTATGGTCTTCATAGAGCCAGGGTTTAACCCTTTGTATATTCTCTGtttctaatatatatacaatttagtaaaaaaaatataattattattggTAAAGAAATTATAATGTAATTTTATCTCAAATTTTAAGGTAAATTATTATTTCAATTGTATTGTATTATTATTTGTACAAACAAATGTGGTCCGCTTAATATTGTATTTTCTTTAACCATTTAAAAAAAAGACCAATACTAGTAAATAAGCCAAACGATGACACATTCACGAAGAGATAAACTATGAGAAATAAGACCGTTGAATATAAACAATGACAATAAGGACCAATACCTAGGAAAATTAATGATAGGCCATAATACAATTAAACCCAAAAAGTACCATAAAAGCCCAATAGAAGGAGACCCCATGCCCAATCGGAAGTGGCCTCCGAACACGTGACACCCGCTCAGAATAATGAAAGTCTTATAATGTCCAAAATAGCATGACAATATCTCAGGCGTCTATGTATCAAGACCTCAGGCTATCTCAACAACCAGGGACAACTAGGCTCAATTCCCCATCAGGAACGTCCAAGTGTGCACCAACCAAGAATCATCAACGACCAAGATGAAAAGGTACAAACCCCCAAAACCCTAAACTGGGAGCCTATAGAAGGCCCCAAGAAAGGGGTTTTGGGGGTTACTTCTTCTACTGTCTCTTACATATACATgcacacaatatatatatatatatatatatattcaaataatacaTGTTCCACCCTTCTTCTTTACAAAACCCTTTTCTCATTCTTACACCGGAGGTGCCACGGGGACGCCACCCTCCTTCGATTCCGTTTTGTAAAAACCCCACCTATATCTTAACCACTCATACCCATGTTTCCATTCAAATGGAAGCCGAGTCTGGATAGGAAAGGGAGAGGAAGCCCAAGAAGAAAGGGTGTGATCATTGGTGCCAAAAGGAGGAGTCGAACCTCCATTCAGTGGTGTTGTTGATTTCAACCTCATTACTCTGCCCAAGAGACCAAAATCTCATACCTTAGTAAGATTAATCTTTGATTTTCTCAGATCTACTTTGTTTACCATTCATATTTTTAAGGCATTATTAGTATTGTGCTTTTGGTATTTTGATTATTTGTTTTGAGTGTAATGACTACATGAAAAAGCAAAGTCACCATCTCCGGACCAGCTCCAATCGCCACCGTCCTACCTAGGGATGAAGATATTTAGGAGATTAAAGAAGGGCTCCCCATGAATTGTACTTTATCTCAAGCCCTCCAACCAGGAGATAAAAGATTTACTATTGAAAAGGCAAGTCATAAATATGCTGAAACCTCTGTAAAACTTTAGGAGAACATGACCCTGGAGTAAATCCAAGCTGCCATGAGCTTGTGGAGAGAGAAAAACCATCTAGAACCAGAAAATCATCCCGAAGATCAAGAAGAGCACTCTGGGGAAACCCATGGCTTGGTCCTGGATCGAATTTCCAAGAACATGAAAAGGCCAACTGATGATGCCCGGGAAGAGATTCGAAGGGCAACACTCCGAGACCGAATCCGGAGAGAAGAGGAGGCTAAAGCTAAGGTGGTAATAGAGAAAAGAATCCAAGAAGAAGAGGAAAAATTGAAGAGAAAAGCCTACAGTATTCATGTCTCTTCAGACTCCGAaccttaaaaaaaattaaagcaGGAGCAGATGGCCTCTTCAGACTCCCAAccttaaaaaaaatcaaaacagaAGCAGATGGCCCGACCCCTACGTGATTTAAATAGAAAAGTTGAAGGTGATATGGAAGTAGGGGCGGCATCCACCCTTTTGACTAGAACGCTGGAATCCACTCCCCGGGAATCCGTACT
It contains:
- the LOC141719332 gene encoding uncharacterized protein LOC141719332 — its product is MQAFKDCLIAAGIYQIRTAGEVFAWTNKRPLSPILKRLDRAVVNGVWLSIYTESQAFQFFNHMLYLPDFPDVIAKVWSQPLYGEPMAILYRKLKLVRLAFSDLNRKHGNLHFSVNKARVELAVIQDRMALLQEEKLRMQKSRVRWLDKGDGNNRFFFNQCKETWNYSKVQSIQDSQGNLVRGQRQCAGVVVEYFKRFLGTETISGSIIDIAQSVFIPGRHISDNILLAQELFHGYGRETCATHAVKVDLYKAFDSLFSVTLNGITHGYFAGAKGIRQGDPMSPYIFALCMNVLSCMLKVKPQGYKHHWRCRDLDLSHLFFADDVLFFSRGDQLSITYIMSCISKFSEVLHLRVVALQYIAYRVGNGESISLWFDLWWRRTCLAQHMHSPVIRQYVLEVDAKVSKLINTGTWCLPSPNQRHRHVDTTLLHWLATFNYPTFDLNSSNAILCDGL